In Bombus vancouverensis nearcticus chromosome 12, iyBomVanc1_principal, whole genome shotgun sequence, the genomic stretch CAGGTATCTCTGCGTCGCATATTTTTCTACTCTTCCTCCCATTgtcctcgaaaattcttcagACTCCAACTCCTTCTTCCAGCTAGTTTTCattttgaaacaaattttctcTACATTAATCGCGATATAATAGGAAAAGGTTTAACTCTTGTACAGATGACCAAAACGTTCACGATTCTTGGGTAACCAGTGTATTTCATGCAGGAATTTTGGTACATCAGATACGCAGCGATAATTTTCTTACATCTccgaaattttcaattttctcatTCTGCATCGTACCAAGTACAATTTTAAGCAATCTGAACGAGAAAATTACGTAAAACTGTACTATAATCTGATGATATAGAAATGAGAAAAGCAGTCACGAGTGGTTAAACCCATATATCTGAACTTTTATCGTCCGAAGCTTTGTTACTTAAAATTTTGTGCATAAACTTTCATCTTAAAGACGTGAATTGTCGTAAAGAAATCTAAAATGGTGTAGTGGCATTTTTATAAAAACGTACAAAGAGTTAATTGTTAATAGCATTTAATGGAAATATACCTGATGCCAGTGGATTTGCTTTTAGCAATCAAAGGATCGTACGATCCCACTGCTATTGATGACACTGGATCGTTTGTGTAGAATTTTGGGTGTAATCCAATGTGTGTGCCGCGTTTTGATCCGGTGCCGAATGGCGCACCAGGCTTCTTCATGCGTGGGATTAGGCATTGGCATCGCCATTTGCACGAACATCGACAAATTTTAAACGACTGCGTTTTGGTTCCACAAGACATCGTGATTTTTTTAAATCGATCTTCCTCAACTGctaatttccaaatttttaacattaatcGTGTGCGATTACAATACGACTGCGGATACTTATGCAATACGTATTTTCAACGCTAACTTTTTTGTAACTAAACTTtctttataattaaaaagatttgTCTTACGTATTATAATGAGCGCTATACTATAATGCTATAAACTGTATTTCGTATGTTATAATGAATATTATAGTGAGTACCGTACTCTGTATAgttttatatatcttatataatgTAGCGTTATGTAGAAAATTTCCAACAAGTGGACAAAAATCCACGTCTAGCGATAACTATCCTTTTCTGATATCTTATCTTCTTGCTTATTGATTGTCCTTCCTaggaaatatttctttaattacatATTGCAATCATGAACAAAGGCTTTTAACGAGATTAACAAGGTTAGTAAAGTAAAAACACAAATTTTGAATTCCTTCTGCGATTGGAACTAAGTTCATACGATATCTGTCGATCGATGAATTCTAGAATCTTTCACGTTTTTCAACAGAAATTGGATTACGTTACTATCGatataaaatttttgtaaatttacgAATCTGCAGCCCACATTAGAAACAAATAATGAAGCGAATTAATTTCTGCTAGAATCAAGAATATTTCGAAGTTTCCAGTTCCAGAACGAGAACCAGATGGAGCGTGAAACTTACGGGACGAGGAGTGGTGCCATCTTATGTCTTGAAGCCTCGATTTCGGGTTGCTCGTTTCGAACTTACCGACGAGAAATCCATAGAACTAAGGATGTCTGTAAGTTTGAAACAaccattgtaaatatttttgcaCTCTTTACTCTATAAACTTTTAACATTGCACAAAATACGTATACGATGTATACAGATATCTTCGTTCACTTACGCTGTTAATTATCAACAGCGGATAATTAGCGAAGCTCTCCCCGTATACCTTTGCGTGATAAAATAGTTGCTCGATCAACTTTTAAATTTGCCCtattagaaaagaaaaagtacAGAAACCAGAGAATAAATTTGGTCAGAAACTTGATAAAGGAATAATAATCTAGCATTTAACATTTATTGAGTCTTCATTGTCAACAAGAAtgatgtattttaatttatgcGGCCTGTATTTTCCATTCAAACACCGATTACGAGCAATTAATTAACTGGATAATTTGATTCTCAACGAACAAATAACTAAATAAAGGATGGTGCAGTTTAATGTAGAAAGAGCAATCACCACAAATGTAATTGTAATTGGATCATGAAAACGTATGAGCCTGTTGTTTCAAGATTAATTGGAGAAGCGACGCATGAGAGGCTTCTAATTACTCCCGGTAATGCCACCACGCGACGAATTAATTGAAAACCATTATCTTTCGTCCGTATTTTATCGATTATCATTTTCATACAAGGTACTAAACAATGAAGTTTCACGTAACTCCCAAATGATCCGTGCTCTCTCTATGATCCATTGTATCCTCGCTGGATATGCATATATGGGATATGTATAACGTTTGCAAATTTATTCAATCTACACGAAACTAATCGACGACCGTGTCAACAACACTAAACGATTTTGTTCTCTTTCGGCTTATGCCATGTGAGCCGGATGTTACGCGCAAGGAAGCACGAACAGTTTTGAAACTTTGCTCAGTAAATTCGTGGATAATTAAGACAAATATCTATATgatcaatatttcttttaaatattcgtATCTCTATGTTATAAACTTTTCATGTGTTTAGATCGCAGAAAcagtgttttaattaaattcctaCGAGTATCTGTTACGATAAAATACTTGAAAATATAGATTgcacattttataaataattgttcATATTATGCAAAATATTATTCTTACAAAACTATTCGTTACCATCAACGTCAACGTCAACGTCAACGttaacttcaacttcaacttcaacttcaacctcaacctcaacctcaacctcaacttcaacttcaacttcaacttcaacttcaacttcaacttcaacttcaacttcaacttcaacttcaacttcaacttccacgatgacgacgacgacgacgatgacgatgacgatgacgatgatcgCCTCCAGTCGACGATTTCCTGATTTAGAATAGCATTTTTCTAACCAGACAATGGTACACCATTAGGAGAACAATATTGTAAGCCGTGAGCTGTTTTCTTATATGTTTCGTGTATCTTGCAGAAGAATGGGATTGAATCGATGGCACCGTACGATGGACAGATTTCGAAAGAAACGTAACGTCCACTATACCgggaattatttttaaaatggaAATTGGATTTTTAATTGCAGTCTGAATATTCGTGGAAAATTAGCTTTACTTATATTATTGAAACATGAAGATTCCTGGGAAGTTTAGAGGAAATGAACAAATACTCCAGAGAAAAGAATCGTCGGAATAATCTACGAATTATGATGATGTTGTGAcgttgatgatgatgatgatgatgatgatgatgatgatgatgatgatgatgatgacgatgccgatgacgatgacgatgacgatggcgatgatgatgatgatgacgatgatgacgatgttgatgacgatgatgatgatgttgATGATGATGTTGAAGATGATGATGATGTTGATAATGATGTTGATGATGTTGATGATGATGCTGATGATGTCCATGACGATGttgatgatgacgatgatgatgatgatgacgctgtagatgatgacgatgatgatgttGATGTTGATGATGTTGAAGTTAACGTTGAAGTTGAGGTTGAGGTTGAAGTTAACTTCAACCTCAGCGTCACCAACTTCAACGTCGTCAATATcaacatcatcatcatcatcatcatcatcatcatcgtcgtcgtcgtcatcaacATCATCACAATCATCATcaacatcatcatcatcatcatcagcatcagCATCAGCATCATcaacatcatcatcatcatcatcaacataatcatcatcgtcatcatcatcatcatcgtcatcgtcatcgttatcgtcatcgtcatcgtcatcatcatcatcatcatcatcatcatcatcatcatcatcatcatcatcaacgTCACAACATCATCATAATTCGTAGATTATTCCGACGATTCTTTTCTCTGGAGTATTTGTTCATTTCCTCTAAACTTCCCAGGAATCTTCATGTTTCAATAATATAAGTAAAGCTAATTTTCCACGAATATTCAGACTGGAATTAAAAATCCAATTtccattttaaaaataattcccGGTATAGTGGACGTTACGTTTCTTTCGAAATCCGTCCATCGTACGGTGCCATCGATTCAATCCCATTCTTCTGCAAGATACACGAAACATATAAGAAAACAGCTCACGGCTTACAATATTGTTCTCCTAATGGTGTACCATTGTCTGGTTAGAAAAATGCTATTCTAAATCAGGAAATCGTCGACTGGAGGCGAGTATCGGATTCGAAAGGACAACAAATGGCGATAACTTTATCCGCGCCTTTCGCGACGACTTCCAATGGCTCTATCGTGGTCAAAGGATTATCTGTTATTTTGATACGGACGCGAATTAATTTCTGCTAGAATCAAGAATATTTCGAAGTTTCCAGTTCCAGAACGAGAACCAGATGGAGCGTGAAACTTACGGGACGAGGAGTGGTGCCATCTTATGTCTTGAAGCCTCGATTTCGGGTTGCTCGTTTCGAACTTACCGACGAGAAATCCATAGAACTAAGGATGTCTGTAAGTTTGAAACAaccattgtaaatatttttgcatTCTTTACTCTATAAACTTTTAACATTGCACAAAATACGTATACGATGTATACAGATATCTTCGTTCACTTACGCTGTTAATTATCAACAGCGGATAATTAGCGAAGCTCTCCCCGTATACCTTTGCGTGATAAAATAGTTGCTCGATCAACTTTTAAATTTGCCCtattagaaaagaaaaagtacAGAAACCAGAGAATAAATTTGGTCAGAAACTTGATAAAGGAATAATAATCTAGCATTTAACATTTATTGAGTCTTCATTGTCAACAAGAAtgatgtattttaatttatgcGGCCTGTATTTTCCATTCAAACACCGATTACGAGCAACTAATTAACTGGATAATTTGATTCTCAACGAACAAATAACTAAATAAAGGATGGTGCAGTTTAATGCAGAAAGAGCAATCACCACAAATGTAATTGTAATTGGATCATGAAAACGTATGAGCCTGTTGTTTCAAGATTAATTGGAGAAGCGACGCATGAGAGGCTTCTAATTACTCCCGGTAATGCCACCACGCGACGAATTAATTGAAAACCATTATCTTTCGTCCGTATTTTATCGATTATCATTTTCATACAAGGTACTAAACAATGAAGTTTCACGTAACTCCCAAATGATCCGTGCTCTCTCTATGATCCATTGTATCCTCGCTGGATATGCATATATGGGATATGTATAACGTTTGCAAATTTATTCAATCTACACGAAACTAATCGACGACCGTGTCAACAACACTAAACGATTTTGTTCTCTTTCGGCTTATGCCATGTGAGCCGGATGTTACGCGCAAGGAAGCACGAACAGTTTTGAAACTTTGCTCAGTAAATTCGTGGATAATTAAGACAAATATCTATATgatcaatatttcttttaaatattcgtATCTCTATGTTAAAAACTTTTCATGTGTTTAGATCGCAGAAAcagtgttttaattaaattcctaCGAGTATCTGTTACGATAAAATACTTGAAAATATAGATTgcacattttataaataattgttcATATTATGCAAAATATTATTCTTACAAAACTATTCGTTACCATCAACGTCAACGTCAACGTCAACGttaacttcaacttcaacttcaacttcaacctcaacctcaacctcaacctcaacttcaacttcaacttcaacttcaacttcaacttcaacttcaacttcaacttcaacttcaacttcaacttccacgatgacgacgacgacgacgatgacgatgacgatgacgatgatcgCCTCCAGTCGACGATTTCCTGATTTAGAATAGCATTTTTCTAACCAGACAATGGTACACCATTAGGAGAACAATATTGTAAGCCGTGAGCTGTTTTCTTATATGTTTCGTGTATCTTGCAGAAGAATGGGATTGAATCGATGGCACCGTACGATGGACGGATTTCGAAAGAAACGTAACGTCCACTATACCgggaattatttttaaaatggaAATTGGATTTTTAATTGCAGTCTGAATATTCGTGGAAAATTAGCTTTACTTATATTATTGAAACATGAAGATTCCTGGGAAGTTTAgaggaaatgaaaaaatactCCAGAGAAAAGAATCGTCGGAATAATCTACGAATTATGATGATGTTGTGAcgttgatgatgatgatgatgatgatgatgatgatgatgatgatgatgatgatgacgatgccgatgacgatgacgatgacgatggcgatgatgatgatgatgacgatgatgacgatgttgatgacgatgatgatgatgttgATGATGATGTTGAAGATGATGATGATGTTGATAATGATGTTGATGATGTTGATGATGATGCTGATGATGTCCATGACGATGttgatgatgacgatgatgatgatgatgacgctgtagatgatgacgatgatgatgttGATGTTGATGATGTTGAAGTTAACGTTGAAGTTGAGGTTGAGGTTGAAGTTAACTTCAACCTCAGCGTCACCAACTTCAACGTCGTCAATATcaacatcatcatcatcatcatcatcatcatcatcgtcgtcgtcgtcatcaacATCATCACAATCATCATcaacatcatcatcatcatcatcagcatcagCATCAGCATCATcaacatcatcatcatcatcatcaacataatcatcatcgtcatcatcatcatcatcgtcatcgtcatcgttatcgtcatcgtcatcgtcatcatcatcatcatcatcatcatcatcatcatcatcatcatcatcatcaacgTCACAACATCATCATAATTCGTAGATTATTCCGACGATTCTTTTCTCTGGAGTATTTGTTCATTTCCTCTAAACTTCCCAGGAATCTTCATGTTTCAATAATATAAGTAAAGCTAATTTTCCACGAATATTCAGACTGCAATTAAAAATCCAATTtccattttaaaaataattcccGGTATAGTGGACGTTACGTTTCTTTCGAAATCCGTCCATCGTACGGTGCCATCGATTCAATCCCATTCTTCTGCAAGATACACGAAACATATAAGAAAACAGCTCACGGCTTACAATATTGTTCTCCTAATGGTGTACCATTGTCTGGTTAGAAAAATGCTATTCTAAATCAGGAAATCGTCGACTGGAGGCGAGTATCGGATTCGAAAGGACAACAAATGGCGATAACTTTATCCGCGCCTTTCGCGACGACTTCCAATGGCTCTATCGTGGTCAAAGGATTATCTGTTATTTTGATACGGACGCGAATTAATTTCTGCTAGAATCAAGAATATTTCGAAGTTTCCAGTTCCAGAACGAGAACCAGATGGAGCGTGAAACTTACGGGACGAGGAGTGGTGCCATCTTATGTCTTGAAGCCTCGATTTCGGGTTGCTCGTTTCGAACTTACCGACGAGAAATCCATAGAACTAAGGATGTCTGTAAGTTTGAAACAaccattgtaaatatttttgcatTCTTTACTCTATAAACTTTTAACATTGCACAAAATACGTATACGATGTATACAGATATCTTCGTTCACTTACGCTGTTAATTATCAACAGCGGATAATTAGCGAAGCTCTCCCCGTATACCTTTGCGTGATAAAATAGTTGCTC encodes the following:
- the LOC143303441 gene encoding uncharacterized protein LOC143303441 — translated: MSCGTKTQSFKICRCSCKWRCQCLIPRMKKPGAPFGTGSKRGTHIGLHPKFYTNDPVSSIAVGSYDPLIAKSKSTGISWKKELESEEFSRTMGGRVEKYATQRYLMKTGRGPGTHEIPQWPDIILNGACKAVKRNVGFGTVPLFQPAWPSTTPGPGE